The Buteo buteo chromosome 3, bButBut1.hap1.1, whole genome shotgun sequence genome has a window encoding:
- the OPRK1 gene encoding kappa-type opioid receptor: MDAPVQIFREKLDSTCSPGPCRPPSTSSSWLLGWADYDGNATGAFGDAQHNHTSISPAIPIIITAVYSVVFVVGLVGNSLVMFVIIRYTKMKTATNIYIFNLAMADALVTTTMPFQSTEYLMNSWPFGDVLCKIVISIDYYNMFTSIFTLTMMSVDRYIAVCHPVKALDFRTPLKAKIINICIWLLSSSVGISAIVLGGTKVREDTASTECSLQFPDRDYVWWDIFMKICVFVFAFVIPVLIIIVCYTLMILRLKSVRLLSGSREKDRNLRRITRLVLVVVAVFVICWTPIHIFVLVEALGDVSHSTAAISSYYFCIALGYTNSSLNPILYAFLDENFKRCFKDFCFPFKMRMDRQSTSRVRNTVQDPAYIGEADGTNKPV; the protein is encoded by the exons ATGGATGCCCCCGTACAGATTTTCCGGGAGAAGCTGGACTCTACCTGCTCCCCGGGGCCCTGTCgtccccccagcaccagcagcagctggctccTGGGCTGGGCGGACTACGACGGCAATGCCACCGGGGCCTTCGGGGACGCCCAGCACAACCACACCAGCATCTCCCCCGCCATCCCCATCATCATCACTGCGGTCTACTCGGTGGTCTTCGTCGTCGGCTTGGTGGGAAACTCTCTGGTCATGTTTGTCATCATAAG gtACACAAAGATGAAGACAGCAACAAACATCTACATTTTCAATCTGGCTATGGCAGATGCGCTAGTTACCACAACCATGCCTTTCCAAAGCACTGAGTACCTGATGAACTCTTGGCCCTTTGGTGATGTGCTGTGTAAAATAGTTATTTCCATTGATTATTATAACATGTTTACTAGCATATTCACACTGACCATGATGAGCGTTGATAGATACATTGCTGTGTGTCACCCTGTGAAGGCTCTGGACTTCCGTACGCCTCTCAAGGCAAAGATAATCAACATCTGTATCTGGCTACTGTCCTCATCTGTTGGTATATCTGCGATAGTTCTTGGAGGTACCAAAGTCAGGGAAG ATACTGCTAGCACTGAATGCTCCTTGCAGTTTCCAGACAGAGACTACGTGTGGTGGGACATCTTCATGAAAATCTGTGTCTTTGTCTTTGCATTTGTTATCCCAGTTCTCATTATAATTGTTTGCTATACTCTGATGATCCTGCGTCTTAAAAGCGTACGGCTTCTCTCAGGGTCTCGAGAAAAAGATCGAAACCTGCGCCGCATCACCAGGTTGGTTCTTGTGGTTGTGGCAGTTTTTGTTATCTGTTGGACTCCTATTCACATCTTTGTGCTGGTTGAAGCGTTAGGGGATGTGTCCCACAGTACTGCTGCTATATCCAGCTATTACTTCTGTATTGCTTTGGGTTACACCAACAGCAGCCTCAATCCAATCCTTTATGCTTTTTTGGATGAAAACTTCAAGAGATGTTTCAAGGACTTCTGCTTCCCCTTTAAGATGAGGATGGACAGGCAGAGCACCAGCAGAGTCCGAAACACCGTGCAAGACCCGGCTTATATTGGGGAAGCAGATGGGACAAACAAACCTGTATGA